In a genomic window of uncultured Sphaerochaeta sp.:
- a CDS encoding ABC transporter permease — MSELMRAIAEHLTIVAVSMFFAAILGIALGVISYWRRKLGSVIISIAELIQTIPSLALLALLMIIFGLGDLTMGVALVLYALLPIIRNTYTSLTQLPPHIIDAARGMGMSRAQRLMKVEIPLSIPMIFSGFKVALVNSLSIAVMGVLIGSGGLGYIIYRGIQQRNMDRILLGAIPVVLIALLFDYLMGKAEKRLIKHTR, encoded by the coding sequence ATGAGCGAACTGATGCGTGCAATCGCTGAACATCTTACCATTGTGGCTGTTTCCATGTTCTTTGCAGCCATCCTGGGTATCGCACTTGGAGTCATCTCCTACTGGAGAAGAAAACTCGGATCGGTGATCATCAGCATCGCCGAACTCATCCAGACCATTCCTTCCCTGGCACTGCTCGCCCTGCTGATGATCATCTTCGGGCTTGGCGACCTGACGATGGGTGTTGCCCTCGTGCTCTATGCACTGCTTCCCATCATCCGCAACACCTACACCAGCCTGACCCAGCTGCCACCGCACATCATTGACGCGGCACGCGGGATGGGCATGAGCAGAGCCCAACGCCTGATGAAGGTGGAGATTCCCCTCTCCATCCCCATGATCTTCTCAGGGTTCAAGGTAGCCCTGGTCAACTCCCTTTCCATTGCCGTCATGGGCGTGCTCATCGGCTCGGGAGGCTTGGGATACATCATCTACCGCGGCATCCAACAACGGAATATGGACCGCATCCTGCTGGGAGCCATCCCAGTGGTGCTCATCGCCCTGCTCTTTGACTATCTGATGGGCAAAGCAGAAAAACGACTGATCAAACACACACGATAA
- a CDS encoding glycine betaine ABC transporter substrate-binding protein, which translates to MHKKKLTTIAALLLATLALAFTGCAKSGTITIGSKDFGENIVIGEMLAQLVEAHTDLKVNRKLNLGGTFVNFNAIKNDQIDVYPEYTGTGLTAHLKMDVINDADQSYQIVQEEFAKQFDIAWLAPFGFNNTYTLAVTPEVYEAYGVETYSDLVPNASDLVFGAEHEFFDRQDGFEGLAKLYGLTFKGDPMKLNASLKYQAIGRGDMDVTNAFATDGPIKQYNLKVLTDDLGFFPPYYAAPIVRQEVLEKHPELKDVLNMLAGKLDDATMTELNYLVDVEGKAVEQVAADFLKSQNLV; encoded by the coding sequence ATGCACAAGAAAAAATTGACTACCATCGCAGCACTGCTGCTTGCAACACTCGCCCTGGCCTTTACCGGCTGCGCAAAGAGTGGCACCATCACCATCGGAAGCAAGGACTTCGGAGAGAACATCGTCATCGGCGAGATGCTCGCCCAACTGGTGGAAGCCCATACCGATCTGAAGGTAAACCGCAAACTGAACCTCGGTGGCACCTTTGTCAACTTCAATGCGATCAAGAACGACCAGATTGATGTCTATCCCGAGTACACCGGGACCGGCCTCACCGCCCACCTCAAGATGGACGTAATCAACGATGCAGACCAGTCCTACCAGATTGTCCAGGAAGAGTTTGCCAAACAATTTGACATTGCCTGGCTTGCTCCGTTCGGTTTCAACAATACCTACACCTTGGCGGTGACTCCGGAAGTCTATGAGGCCTACGGCGTTGAGACCTACAGTGACCTGGTCCCGAATGCGAGCGATCTGGTCTTTGGGGCCGAACATGAGTTCTTTGACCGTCAGGACGGCTTTGAGGGCCTGGCGAAACTGTACGGGCTCACCTTCAAGGGCGACCCGATGAAGCTCAATGCCTCCTTGAAGTATCAGGCGATCGGACGCGGAGACATGGATGTCACCAACGCATTCGCCACCGATGGTCCGATCAAGCAGTACAACCTCAAGGTTCTCACCGATGACCTTGGCTTCTTCCCTCCCTACTATGCAGCACCAATCGTGCGCCAGGAGGTGTTGGAGAAGCACCCTGAACTCAAGGATGTACTGAATATGCTTGCAGGCAAACTCGATGATGCTACCATGACCGAGCTCAATTACCTGGTGGACGTGGAAGGAAAGGCAGTGGAACAGGTTGCCGCTGACTTCCTCAAGTCTCAGAACCTCGTGTAG